TCACCGCGATCGGGCAGACATTTGTCATCCTTGTTGCCTCCATCGACTTGAGTGTCGCGAGCCTGATCTCGGCAACGGCCGTTCTGGCCTCGGTCATCATGGATGGCTCTCCCGCCATGATCGTACCGGCCATTTTTTCAGCCGTCGCTCTCGGCGGGGTGGTGGGGCTAACAAACGGGCTTGTTGTCAGTGGTCTTCAGGTGAATCCCCTGATCGCAACGCTGGGTATGAGCCTGATCATCCAAGGCTGTCTGTCCGCCTTCGTTTCCAACTTCGCAGGCGAAGTGCCAGCGGCGTTCCAGGTATTTGCATATGGCGAAATCGGACCCTTTCCTTTGGCGCTTTTGTTCCTTACTGCCCTTGCTGTGTTGGCTTGGGGTGTGCTGCGCTTCAGCAAGTTCGGATCGGACATCTACGCGGTCGGCGGCAACGAGGAAGCCGCCCGTTTCGCGGGCATCAAGACAGGGCGTATTGTCATCCTGTCGCACGTCATCTGTTCGGTCTGCGCGGCGGTCGCGGGCCTTTACCTAGCGTCCCGCCTGCGTTCGGGAGCGCCGTGGATCGGAGCCGACGGGGTTTACGACCTTGAAAGCATCGCCGTCGTGGTAATTGGCGGGACGGTACTGGCCGGAGGGCGCGGTGGTATTTGGGGGACGATGGCGGGGATGCTGATCTTCTCTCTCATTGATTCCGTTTTCAATATCGCGGGAGTCGACAGTTTTGCCAAGCAGGTGCTGCGCGGTATCATTATCGTGGCGGCCGTCGCCTTTTACGCCATAAACTCTAAACGGATCGTGGCATGACGGAGAAGGTGAGCACGCGAGGAACGGAAAAGCGCCGCCGTCTTCCGCAGATCAATCCGGTCTGGGTGTTGCTGGCCGCATTGATTGTGGCCATCATATTCATGAACCCAAGCTTCGTGGAACCAA
This DNA window, taken from Qingshengfaniella alkalisoli, encodes the following:
- a CDS encoding ABC transporter permease yields the protein MSVHSDTSPRRKAFRFERWAPLILLGGSFLIYVLVALATDQTQYLTFDNLIAILGRSIALGITAIGQTFVILVASIDLSVASLISATAVLASVIMDGSPAMIVPAIFSAVALGGVVGLTNGLVVSGLQVNPLIATLGMSLIIQGCLSAFVSNFAGEVPAAFQVFAYGEIGPFPLALLFLTALAVLAWGVLRFSKFGSDIYAVGGNEEAARFAGIKTGRIVILSHVICSVCAAVAGLYLASRLRSGAPWIGADGVYDLESIAVVVIGGTVLAGGRGGIWGTMAGMLIFSLIDSVFNIAGVDSFAKQVLRGIIIVAAVAFYAINSKRIVA